Proteins found in one Microbacterium sp. LWS13-1.2 genomic segment:
- a CDS encoding TetR/AcrR family transcriptional regulator, giving the protein MTSVQRDGSGATAHEPAETGKRLSSDERRRQILVAALAVFGTRGYEGATTDEVARAAAVSQPYVVRLFGSKENLFLATIEDALTRLLAAFRAALAADEGDDLPAAKRIGQAYVDLIEVRGLHQTLAHAYLLGSNPVIGAAARRGFAAVWRFFREEMGLEADEARAFMAEGMLISTMIGLRIVDDYGSDPQITELFRSCFPSELPHVLDVLPRGDERW; this is encoded by the coding sequence ATGACTTCTGTGCAGCGGGACGGCAGCGGCGCCACCGCCCACGAGCCGGCCGAGACCGGCAAGCGCCTGTCGTCCGACGAGCGGCGCCGGCAGATCCTGGTGGCCGCGCTCGCCGTCTTCGGCACCCGCGGGTACGAGGGCGCGACGACCGACGAGGTCGCCCGCGCCGCGGCAGTCAGCCAGCCGTACGTGGTGCGGCTGTTCGGCTCCAAGGAGAACCTGTTCCTCGCGACCATCGAGGACGCCCTGACACGGCTGCTCGCGGCGTTCCGCGCCGCGCTCGCCGCCGACGAGGGCGACGACCTCCCCGCCGCCAAGCGCATCGGACAGGCCTACGTCGACCTCATCGAGGTGCGGGGCCTGCACCAGACCCTCGCGCACGCCTACCTCCTGGGCAGCAACCCGGTAATCGGCGCCGCCGCGCGCCGCGGGTTCGCGGCGGTGTGGCGGTTCTTCCGCGAGGAGATGGGGCTCGAAGCCGACGAGGCCCGCGCCTTCATGGCCGAGGGCATGCTGATCAGCACGATGATCGGGTTGCGCATCGTCGACGACTACGGGTCGGACCCGCAGATCACCGAGCTCTTCCGCTCCTGCTTCCCGAGCGAGCTGCCGCACGTGCTCGACGTCCTCCCTCGGGGGGACGAGCGCTGGTAG
- a CDS encoding DUF2277 domain-containing protein — protein sequence MCRNIHTLHNFEPAASSDEVHAAALQYVRKIAGTTKPSKANQEAFDRAVHEIAHLTQHLLDDLVATAPPKNREVEAAKARERAIKSGRYAAPAA from the coding sequence ATGTGCCGGAACATCCACACGCTCCACAACTTCGAGCCGGCGGCGAGCTCCGACGAGGTGCACGCGGCCGCCCTCCAGTACGTGCGCAAGATCGCGGGCACCACGAAGCCCTCGAAGGCGAACCAGGAGGCGTTCGATCGCGCCGTCCACGAGATCGCCCACCTCACGCAGCACCTCCTCGACGACCTCGTCGCGACGGCGCCGCCGAAGAACCGCGAGGTCGAGGCGGCGAAGGCGCGCGAGCGGGCGATCAAATCGGGCAGGTACGCCGCGCCGGCCGCCTGA